A DNA window from Gigantopelta aegis isolate Gae_Host chromosome 4, Gae_host_genome, whole genome shotgun sequence contains the following coding sequences:
- the LOC121369917 gene encoding lambda-crystallin homolog, with product MFKECIPEDLERKRELLKTIERHVQQDTIIVSFASALLPSLLSEHLDHKENFVVVHSLKPTLLIKSTEVVPSPWTNTNTLKRLTKILEGLGLLPIVLLKEIDGYTMNRIHYCLMAECYHLVKGGYCDAVDVDTAMQEGLGQWYPFLGLFEIEHLNADGFVALCKRYGNAHYEVQKSFLPPERMEGATAKAIHNSLCEIVPLDMLEEQRRFRIKALAALQKMKDDLDVNDP from the exons ATGTTTAAGGAATGCATACCAGAAGACTTGGAAAGGAAACGCGAGTTGCTGAAGACCATAGAACGCCATGTACAGCAAGACACCATCATTGTGAGCTTCGCTTCAGCGCTGCTGCCGTCTTTGCTGTCAGAACATCTTGACCATAAAGAGAACTTCGTCGTCGTTCATTCT CTGAAACCAACCTTGTTGATAAAAAGTACTGAAGTGGTACCTTCCCCATGGACAAATACTAACACCCTCAAAAGGTTGACGAAGATTCTTGAAGGCCTGGGACTTCTTCCTATTGTGCTGCTCAAAGAGATAGATGGATACACCATGAATCGAATCCACTACTGTCTGATGGCAGAGTGTTACCACCTAGTAAAG GGCGGTTACTGTGACGCTGTAGACGTGGACACAGCTATGCAGGAAGGACTTGGACAATGGTATCCCTTTCTGGGACTGTTTGAGATAGAACACCTAAACGCAGATG GTTTCGTTGCTCTATGTAAAAGATATGGGAATGCTCACTATGAAGTCCAGAAGTCATTTTTACCACCAGAGAGGATGGAAGGCGCAACTGCGAAGGCAATTCACAACAGTTTGTGTGAAATAGTGCCTCTGGATATGCTTGAAGAACAGCGTAGATTCCGTATCAAGGCACTAGCCGCTTTACAGAAGATGAAAGACGATTTAGATGTAAATGATCCGTGA